The following proteins are encoded in a genomic region of Catharus ustulatus isolate bCatUst1 chromosome 4, bCatUst1.pri.v2, whole genome shotgun sequence:
- the TSPAN12 gene encoding tetraspanin-12 isoform X2, which produces MSISILGVSAWLRDYLNNVLTLTAETRVEEAVILTYFPVVHPVMIAVCCFLIIVGMLGYCGTVKRNLLLLVWYFGSLLVIFCVELACGVWTYEQEITVPVQWSDMITLKARMTNYGLPRYQWLTHAWNFFQREFKCCGVVYFTDWLEMTELDWPPDSCCVREFPGCSKQAHHEDLSDLYQEGCGKKMYTFLRGTKQLQVLRFLGISIGVMQILAMILTITLLWALYYDRRDPRADQIMALKSDTSQELSCHSMELLKPSLTRIFEHTSMANSFNTHFEMEEL; this is translated from the exons aTGTCCATCAGCATATTAGGTGTTTCTGCTTGGCTGAGAGACTACCTGAATAATGTTCTCACTTTAACTGCAGAAACAAG GGTGGAGGAGGCTGTCATTTTGACTTACTTTCCTGTGGTCCACCCGGTTATGATTGCAGTCTGCTGTTTCCTCATCATAGTTGGAATGCTGGGATACTGTGGAACAGTGAAAAGAAATCTGTTGCTCCTTGTCTGG tattttggAAGTTTGCTTGTAATATTCTGCGTTGAACTGGCCTGTGGTGTTTGGACCTACGAGCAGGAAATAACG GTTCCAGTGCAGTGGTCTGATATGATCACACTGAAAGCCAGGATGACCAATTATGGCCTACCTAGGTACCAGTGGCTGACCCATGCTTGGAATTTCTTCCAGAGGGAG TTTAAATGTTGTGGCGTGGTGTACTTCACAGACTGGCTGGAAATGACAGAATTGGACTGGCCACCTGACTCCTGTTGTGTCAGAGAGTTCCCAGGATGCTCTAAGCAGGCACATCATGAGGATCTCAGTGACCTTTATCAGGAG GGATGTGGTAAAAAAATGTACACTTTTTTGAGGGGGACGAAGCAATTGCAAGTGCTGAGATTTCTAGGAATCTCTATTGGAGTAATGCAGATCCTGGCTATGATCCTCACTATTACTTTGCTGTGGGCTCTGTACTATGACAGAAGGGATCCCAGAGCAGATCAGATCATGGCATTGAAGAGTGATACCTCGCAGGAACTGTCATGTCATTCCATGGAGCTACTGAAACCAAGTCTGACCAGGATCTTTGAACATACATCCATGGCAAACAGCTTTAATACACACTTTGAAATGGAAGAGCTGTAA
- the TSPAN12 gene encoding tetraspanin-12 isoform X1 — protein MAREDSVKCLRCLLYALNLLFWLMSISILGVSAWLRDYLNNVLTLTAETRVEEAVILTYFPVVHPVMIAVCCFLIIVGMLGYCGTVKRNLLLLVWYFGSLLVIFCVELACGVWTYEQEITVPVQWSDMITLKARMTNYGLPRYQWLTHAWNFFQREFKCCGVVYFTDWLEMTELDWPPDSCCVREFPGCSKQAHHEDLSDLYQEGCGKKMYTFLRGTKQLQVLRFLGISIGVMQILAMILTITLLWALYYDRRDPRADQIMALKSDTSQELSCHSMELLKPSLTRIFEHTSMANSFNTHFEMEEL, from the exons ttgaTGTCCATCAGCATATTAGGTGTTTCTGCTTGGCTGAGAGACTACCTGAATAATGTTCTCACTTTAACTGCAGAAACAAG GGTGGAGGAGGCTGTCATTTTGACTTACTTTCCTGTGGTCCACCCGGTTATGATTGCAGTCTGCTGTTTCCTCATCATAGTTGGAATGCTGGGATACTGTGGAACAGTGAAAAGAAATCTGTTGCTCCTTGTCTGG tattttggAAGTTTGCTTGTAATATTCTGCGTTGAACTGGCCTGTGGTGTTTGGACCTACGAGCAGGAAATAACG GTTCCAGTGCAGTGGTCTGATATGATCACACTGAAAGCCAGGATGACCAATTATGGCCTACCTAGGTACCAGTGGCTGACCCATGCTTGGAATTTCTTCCAGAGGGAG TTTAAATGTTGTGGCGTGGTGTACTTCACAGACTGGCTGGAAATGACAGAATTGGACTGGCCACCTGACTCCTGTTGTGTCAGAGAGTTCCCAGGATGCTCTAAGCAGGCACATCATGAGGATCTCAGTGACCTTTATCAGGAG GGATGTGGTAAAAAAATGTACACTTTTTTGAGGGGGACGAAGCAATTGCAAGTGCTGAGATTTCTAGGAATCTCTATTGGAGTAATGCAGATCCTGGCTATGATCCTCACTATTACTTTGCTGTGGGCTCTGTACTATGACAGAAGGGATCCCAGAGCAGATCAGATCATGGCATTGAAGAGTGATACCTCGCAGGAACTGTCATGTCATTCCATGGAGCTACTGAAACCAAGTCTGACCAGGATCTTTGAACATACATCCATGGCAAACAGCTTTAATACACACTTTGAAATGGAAGAGCTGTAA